A segment of the Mercurialis annua linkage group LG4, ddMerAnnu1.2, whole genome shotgun sequence genome:
ATAGTTAATGCACATATTACTGCTATATAGCCATAGCCACACACATATGAACATGCACAGAAGTAGAAAAAAGTGGTAAAAGAAAGAGAGTTGCTGCATAGGTGTTCTTTTAGATGTAGAAAGGAAAGGAAAACAGGTTTTAAGACCGTATTCTAATGAACAAATATTTGCTTCATTATGCTAATTAGGGAAACACTTCTAAATTCTTGCTAGTTGAGAGCTCATATGGTATCATAAACAAATACTAATGAACTGTGAATGCATAGACAAATTTAAGATGGATTATCAAACGATTGTTAGATAAACTAGTGTTGACTTCTGAGATGATTGAGAACTTGCTATTATTTATTGCAGATCATAGGGGCAAAAGTTCAGAAATTTGTGATCCTTAAACCTACCTCATTAAACTGTTAGGAACCACTCTCTTGTCCTTTTATTTTCCGCAAAATGAGTTGATAAATTGAAACTAATTCATCTTGAATACAACTAATTCGTCTTTGAAGAATTAAGAAGAATGTTTGACCTGAATAGAGGGTTGCATCTATAGGCAGACCTTCACCAAAATCAGCCATCCACCCTCTGACTCCATCATCAACCATTTCCTGTAGAACTTGCTTGAACCAACTTGCAGTATTTGGGTGGGTCAAATCCAACATTCCCACATCAAAAGCAGTATTTGGAACCATATATGGTTCTCCATGAATATCTTTCACTAAAATGTCCAACGTTTTTGCCTCTTCGTATAGATTTCTCTTTCTGTTGGGCTTCTCATCTGTCTGTTGAAGCAAATAAGGAGTTTCAAAGACAAAGTTAAACCCTTTGACTGTATCAAACTATCATGATATATATCAGGTGTATTAAAAAGAAGTGCCTGCTAAACCATATTCTGTTTATTTTGGTTTTACCACGTATATTGAACGGTGAAATTGTAGTATCCTAGGAACGGTGTCTATATTATAGGTATCGTATGTGCTCGGATAAAAAATGGTACCGGAGCTAGACATGGGTTGCAGTATGTCATTGTTTTAATATGTTGAGCAGCAAGATCATGAACCAGTTGCTTCCATCCCTTATATCTTGTTGTATCCACTTCCCAGTTCCACCACAGTTGCGAGCCAATGAAAGTTTCTCTTTGTCCTACCCAATCCTACATAAAAACAAACTCTTAGAACTAGTCAGCATGGCAGTTAGAGCTTTAGATTTTGAAATATGTCAGACTGGTCGGAAATTAAACTGCTCAACACGCTGCAACTAACAAAAGTTTATCCCGAACTAGTACGGACAGTTTTAAATGGAAATGACCCGGATTATGTTGTAAAAGAGCTTGAAGCAAAGAATTCATAGACTGAATTAGATGTGATTTTCTTattttcagtttggttttgaATAGGTATAAGGAGTAACCTGCAACCAGAATGCTGAGATGGGAACCTTGTATGTTTTAAGTTCATCCCAAATTCTGCGTACGACTTCTGTTCCACCCTGCATTCCAACAACAGCTCCAGAAATAATCCACTTAGGAAGCTCAGGAGGTCTCCCGATAGTTTCCGTGTAGCGTTCAATAAGCTCGGAAGGTGAGTTTCCATTTATTATTCTTCCTTGAGCTGAATTGCTGTGTATCTGCAAGCTCCGTTATATAAAAAATAGGAAACTCCAACTTTAAATTCTCAATGAGATTTTATATCTATTTTACATTTAACATAACAATTGCAGATAAATATACTCTGATTTCTTTGCAGTTTCTTCTGAGTCTCTTTTGTGATTCATTTATCATACTCAGATGGTCAGAACAGAAAGATTTTGCATCTTAGAAATTCATTTAGTCATGtaactaaaaatataacttcaattataaatattagCTACACGGTCATCTACGTTTCAGAAATTTTGAAAGATTACCTGTATCTGAACTCTATCGTGTCTTGTGAGATCGAAAATAGAATAATCATATCCTTCTAGATAAAGAGACCTCATCTTTGATGTCATGTAGAATGGTGAAGGAGCATAAGTTGTGCTCCAATCACCCCCAGCTCTGCAATATAACATAAACTTCAATGCAAAATTTCTTTAGATTCCAGTAGCTTTATAATATACCATGCTCTAAGGCCATGTGTGGTTGGTGAAATAGAATATATTATAGTTATCCCATAGCTATAACTCTCTCcgcccaaattgataggcattATTCTAAGTTTTTTTCCGTACGATTATAGGAGGTCGTTTATTGCTTAAGTGATTAAATGACATATATACCCTCATTTATTATAGTATTTGACATTAAAAAGAGAGCAAAAACTGCTAAGAGAGtatagtatatttttataaaattactcattttatatagatttatAATATTTCTTAGTACTCGTATTTATCCTAAATTGCCTATCAACTTGAGACGGATGGAGTATATTCTTATCATTTgtatgaaccaaacatggcctaaaGGTTAAAGAGCAATATATGTACCTGAAGCTAACCAAGTTAGCTGCAAAAGTAATAGGCTGATCTCCTCTTCCAATTCCCTGTTCTTGAACCAAAATGGGCACCCGTTTGCCTTTGAAGTTCATACTCGAAAACTGCTCTCCGAACCCATAGAAACTTTCATCTGCCTCGCTCGAATAGCTAAGACAGATTCTGTTGACTTCTGTCAACTGTGAAGCCTTCATTTCTGTCTCCTCTAATGAGGATACACCAGCAAACCCTCTTGGCCTTGTACAGAACCAAAACCACTCCAGCCTTCGTTTTCGAATCCTCCGCAGCTTCCTCCTCAGCCGTTGGTATTTTCCTAGTCGAGTCGGATTGAATTCGAATTTGAGCTGTTCCACTCTAACCTGAAAACCAATCTGGTTGGAATTCTTCTGATCAAGAACAACCCAATACCTTGCAGAACTTTGGTCCTTACATTTCTTGTTCGTTCTGCTAAATAGCTTACCTGTTATTAACAGAACAGGAAACTTTATGTCATTCAAATTGTTCTTcagatcaaaatcaaaatcagtATGAATGACTCTGATATCATCAACAGTTTGATGATCACACACCAAGATAACATTCCTGTCACTGATAACAAATGATCCCCTACTCTCTTCCACTTCTGTCTCCACAACTGCTGCAGATACAAAGGCCTGTCCTGGCACGGTGGACCAGAGGGTCCTTGTCGGCTGAGAGTGGTGGCAAACTGAGAGATGCCCGCCATTTGTGGTGGTGCAGAGAAGCTGGAAATCCGTTCCAAGAGCGAAGATTTGGTTAGATGGGATTGTGTGTGGATTGAAGAAGAGAGTTCCTTGAATCAAAGGAAGAGATGGTGGCGTTGAAGGGCAAGGATTGTTTAAGCGCTTGTGATgctttttggttatttttagAGTTGCCATGTTAAAGTTATTACACAACTTTTTCATGCCTTATTGTAATTTATAGACTTTGAAAACGTGTCTTAATATGAGATTATTTGAAAGTTCTACTTTTCTTTTTATGacaaaaattcttaatattttctctttttatacAACTTCAAAAAGAGGAGAAAAAAGTTAAAGGAATTGGTCTAAATGGTAGCGCTTTGGTATCTTTTGActaaggtctcgggttcgataTTTGTAAATGCAGAAAATTTCTGTTGGCAAACTCACCCATCAtaccaggtgcgcgacgcggatCCGGTAAAACCCTAGAAACCGGATGAGcagcaacaaaaaaaaaagagaagagaaaaacCTATTATTTCTCCCGTATTGAGTTTAGTGATAGAAATATCATACttcgttttaaaaaaatatattaattaactttttaaaatttaattattatttttgaaattgtattattatttattataattcaaaaatattaaatgtgtTAATGAAAGTTAgtacataatttaattgattatttcttactactataaatatatttttagaaaataattacatTGAGGTATTATcattaacatttaatttaataagaattttgaagttttaaagcaaaaacttttatttcaaaataaaaatattaatatttttaaattggggCTATAAATTGAAACATATTATccgttattatttttaaaaaatagaagaaaGGTCTTGAGGTTTAATGAACGACTTAACTTTAATTTTGTACACTTTCgcctatttaatttattatcttCTCATTTAATCTACTAAAcatatgaaatttcattttttgtgttttataaaattattgtcaatattatattaatttttatcaaacaATCAACATAATATTTAGCCCTAATGATTCAAAAACAATAAACTTTTACGAAAGTCTCCATTATGttcaaatgtttaaattgtCTCGATAATATCCAAACCTATatgataacgttttaaaaatgtcCAACCCCCAAAATTGATGATATGTCGCTTAGGTGGCATGTAATGTGTGACAagtcataatttatttttggacaTTATGGAAACTTTTGCTAAACATTTGGACATTATGTAGACTTTTactaaacgtttgacctttttaggatttagtttttaTTGATGTGGCAAGCACTGACATGTCACTTAAGTGACACATCAGCACAAGCACACTCTATTTGGGGttggatatttttaaaatgttatcatATAGATTTGGACATTATCGagacaatttaaacgtttggacatAATAGAGATTTTTTCTAAACATTTTTTTTGGGATTATTAGgtctaatatttattaattatttattaaatttattattatcatgtGTCGCACCATCAGTTTATAAACATAGTAAACTagattcatttaaaaaatatttaaatatgttaagtAATTTACAATCAATCGTCATATGCGATAGTTGGATGGAGATTATTTTGCTATGTGTCGTTTAAAGTCTAATAATCACCCATAAACTCTCATTTTTGGGCCTTTCGATCACTAAACCcccctaatttttaaaaacgatCACTAAATCCCCTACACTTTATGGTGAcgctcgctaaaccccctgagcCCCAAAATCACCATTTTTTGCAAAATTTGTTGACCTGGCACAAATTTAAGAGATAATTGTACAATACACtgtaaattagaaaaatattctCAATAATACAGTGGATACTTTCAATTTAGAAAAGTACGGCTAGATcttttttttctcacttttaacttttcctttttttcattaatatgttatatataaaCCCTAATATCTTATAATCTTATTGCtgaaaaccaaaaataaaagaaaacccTAAAATTTTGAGACTCCCGCCGCCAACCAACTGCTATCGTCTCAAACCCGCCGCAACTGTTCGTGAAGCTATGTCGGTCGCCAGTAGACTTGAAGCTGATGCCGTTCATGAAGATGAAGCAACTCTTACTGTGGATTTCCAAGCCGCCGTGTGTCTTGAAGgagcaaaaaaaaattgtttttagatTACCATTAGTGAACCGTGAGTAACCGCTGATAAACttatagttaattattttttagtacatcgttaataattttataataaatttgaattgtgcatataaaatataaattattttctgaTATACCGTTGATAGTCTGTTAGTATACAGCTTgtaaccaaaatcgtatttctgagattaattttttttttttgagaataacaaaaatcatttttataaaaaaaaaatacaaattatactttttaaaaacaaactttgAGATATTATTTTTGAGAACATGTTACCATTTTTTGGTATTTGTCAAAAGTAATCTCCTATCTAAACACCTCCTAAGATGATTTTGgcttaattgaaaattaatactaaaactataaaattaaacatataaattgaatattcattCTCGTTTTTTTATGTGCAAAAATTCTtctttgtattattttaaaattaaataaataaaaataactgtattttttatactattttatcATATTCCTTTTATAGGCTCAATGGTGTTAAAAAGGTGatcttttttaagtttttaaaatttatcaaaaccttgtaaaatttataaatacattttaatttgGCTAATTCACTGAAAATCTATTcgagtttttaaaattgatgtaaTATTATACAAGCTGGCATAAtctataaatttttgatttatctAAACTACGTGatatcataattaaaaattatttttcttcctcattttttttaaaagattacaCATTCAATTGTTGCGTATGCACgataaaattgatttcaaagaaTTGAACAAACTTTTAGTGAATTAGCAAATTTACGATAAATTGCTCACCACGGCTCGCTAAGTTGGTTACAAGTGTGGAAAGTAAACATGAAACTAAAAGACCATCACAAGTTCGAATCTCACATCCTATAAAATTGACTTATTGGAAGCATTTTGAGTTATTAAAAGCCTCGTATCAAGTGGGAGGTTCGAGTGGTGAACTGCCGAGGCTAGCTCCCCAAGGGTTTATCCAGATGGTCAGACTCTGCTCTAAGGGGTGGTCGAATTCTGCCGAGTATTTCCtcgtcataaaaaaaattaaattaaatttataactttgtaaatatttaatattttaacacaattattttttcaacaagAGCATCTTAAAAGATAATAATGGCAAAGgatagaaagaaaataaaacaattcaaaatatatcaGAAATGTGAATCATAAACTAGAATGTAAcatataaaaatgatttttttaaagttcCCTCCAGTGATCTCTGTTTGGTAAAATTTAAGAGAAAAGCACAAAGCAATCAATTTTGGTGGGCTTGAATTTTCTCTCTGTCCTTAGCAGTAGCATTTAAATGTACATTTATGCTATAATGTTCTGAATCCAGTCAAAAAGGATGATACATTTCCTGATGTATTACAGTTTACCGTACTATCTTTAAACTTTTTGGAGTTacttaagtaatttttttttgtagaatagtgatgtttttcaatttataatgttttgatatttgaattttcatatttttataacatGAGATTATTATAGTAATTCAGGCAAATAATTACTTTTAAGACAACATAAGATTGTCCGGTTATCCAACTTCTCTGTTGCCATATAAGTAATTACCGATTTGAATCACTATAGTACATCAtaacgataaaaaaaaaatttagttatcaaaatatattaaattaaaaccgTGGAAAATATAAACCATCCGGGTTAACAAAAAACCGGTCAGATGTCCGTCCAATTATGGGTAAAAATCTCAGTGCTAAAAAATCGGTTAGAAAATCCGGTTTTATGAAAAAGTGAGTggaaaagttattttttttcccaatttgtcaatttttcaaccacacaacacatttatttttctctcttttacgtaacactttctttttctttccctacacaatttttttttctctcttatcCACAACATACATTTTCTCTctcatatataatatttttttttcttatacaatttaattattctatatatttttaaaaatatttattatttttaataaatttcacacaattaattttaatatatatttttatttaaataaattatcacatttatttattaaatttgactactataattaataatcactctattttttttaaaaaaataacttcttatacaataaaattatttcataaaCACTTAATTGATCAATTATAATTACAATtcacaaatttaataattaattttaattaaatatgtctttgtattttttatttataacttttaattgtataattttaatttaattgacaataacaaaagttattattttttctcataaaaagtaattaacctatatatttttaaatactgatcacttataattatattttgcatagtaaattttaaaaataaaattttgaaatttttttatcattttttatatataaaattaggtattttcaatttaaatcatttttatttattaaaatgaaaaaatccGATCCAATCCGATCTAACCCGGTTGAACCGATCAAATCATGAACCCCCGATGAAGCCGGTTCGCtttccggtccggttttaaaaacattgctttTAAGACAACATAAGATTGTCCGGTTATCCAACTTCTCTGTTGCCATATAAGTAATTACCGATTTGAATTATTATAGTACATCATAacgataaaaagaaaaatttagttatcaaaatataataaatttaaataataaagtcTTTAATAAGTTTACAATTCAATTACTGTGGAAAATATAAACCATTCAGTACTAATTCGATCTTCCCAATAATTAATACTGataaaattattgaatattCGCTTCCGCAAGAGATCTAGTTTcaagtttaaatatttttgcattACCAAATTATAACTTGTTTTTATGAAATGGGTACCTAATTATAAAAAGTCATAAAATGattattgaattataatttttttacataccGATTACGAactataaaagttacaaaatagtTATCGAATcgaatcataatttttttataaaataattatcggcTTACTACATGGCTGTACATATTTTTCTCGTGCACATCAACAAGTTTGTGTCCCCATCAACAAGTCGATAACTATTATGTAAAAAATTAAGTCAATTActgtttttaaattgtttatatttCGGTAACCGTTCTGTAAAACAAACTAGAGTCCGGTAACCGTTATATAACtttgtaataatttaataaccgttttgtgaaaaaaatttgttcattaaccaaaaaaataattaacccccCAACTCTATGATATTGCCTTTGCTAATATTTTCGATTCGAAGGATTTTTGGAGGAGTTTAATAATAGAAAGATAATATTCAAATTTCTCCTTCcacaaaaaattgaatattaattactatttttcctTCTACGAATCAGAAAAGGTACAAAGTTATTATTGTATGTATATACAGATGCATTAAAAAACATTAAGTAAAAATACAATCACAAGAGAGCAGAATCAttcaaaaaccaaaacaaaataaaaaagagatgtTGCCATTATATGTACAAATGTTAACCTGGCATGAAACTTTTTTCTTGTCTAACATAAGTAGTAGTCATGAAATAGCAGCTTAAAGATTAATTTACAAGAATTCAAGTAGAAAGTATATGCAACTATAAATCTAAGAGAGATCTAACATATAAAGAGGAATCCGTCGCCTTCTTAATCCAAATTATGCAATCTTCGTTTACGAGCAAGTCTTCAACTTAGCGGATAAAATTGAAGTTCATAGAACCCCGACCGGCATAGCCATTTTACAATAGGTTGGTAGGACATATTTTTCGAATCCGTAAGATTACATCTCTCATCAATGTGTACCATGATAGAAATGTTGAAACGTGAAATAGGGAACATTGTCTTTTTAGCggattatattaaaatagatataaaatttTAGTGTTCTAGAGGCATTTTCGAAAACGACGATAGAACAGACTCGAGAAATTTCCGTGCAAAATAGCCCCTCATCTcatataagttataataaaaaaaattgaagttcaTAGAGAGATGGAGGCatgaagagaaaagagagataAATTTGGTGTTTGAGAAGAAGAAAAGGCtaagaaaataagaaaagacATAATAAGAAGAGGTAAAAAGAGAAATATGATTGGTGGAGGAGGCAAAGGTGGCAAGACCAATGGCAAAACTAAGagcaaaaaagtgaaaaaaaacattaaaaagaacgAACCAAAGCTAAAAAACTTCAACATCAAAACAGCAAGAAAGCCAATTAgaatgatgattttttttaaaaattacatcagAGAATATAAAAAGGTTTAGTTTAGAAGACCAAAATTAAAGGAATTAAAAAAAGGGTATTTAAAGTGTTCATTAATTATGAGGAATAGTACTAATATTTGAAGGTAGGTGGACAGGTAGTTATTACTAATTGGATTCAACTTGCACTCTGTAACATGTCTTTGTTCAGTTAACCAGAAACTTATATTTCTACTTGAGTGTATATATAACAAGAACAAGTGGTGCCTCTTAACATTAATCATAATGTTTCCTTGTTTCATTTTGGACCAAAAATAAAGACTGCCTGCTCCATTGTTCCTCCTAATTTAGGTTTTACAGCAATTTTTCATGATTTTTGGCTAATTTGATGTGTATGTTTATAAAGTAATGAATAAAgaatcaattcaccccctcaacttggcacgaaatatcaaatgagtcatttctACTGTTTTTGGATCAAACAGACCCACAACTTGCGTTTTTCGCTCAAATCGGCCCCTCTGACACAAAAAGACACCCAAAAAAGAGTGAGATTACTAATTAAgctaattaaatttagttaattacaattacaaccttaattaaacacaattaaaatattagtaaaaCCTTATTAGACTAATTATTTTACACCTAAATTAAAACCACCGAAAACCGCCGCCGGAAACCGCCACCCACAACTATTCCCGCCACCCACAGATGAGTGCCATACCTCAAGATTGAAATCGAATGAATGATCGATTCAGGGGAACTCATAAAATTCATAGCAAGAAAAGAGAAAAGCAACGCCCACGATTAGGgtgaaaaacaaaatatagaAAACAAGAAAGAAGTGGAAGAAGAGAGGCCCTCCAAAATTCTAGGAACCATCCACATAATTAATGGAGGCGGACCGAGCAGTCCGAATATACGAAATAAGCAAAGAAAGGAAGTGATGAACAATAGGGAAACGCACATGCCCCCGGTGATCTTCGATACCGAAGATTACGGGCAGGTAAAGGCGCCGCATAACGACGCACTGGTGGTGACAACAATCATAGAAAACTGGAACATGGAGCTGATCCTGATAGATGAGGGAAGCGCTGTGAATTTGATGACAAACATAGCGCATAAAATCCTAGGAGGAATGGTCACAAGTTTGCGTCCAGTACCGATACAACTTTCAGGGTTGGGAGGAACCTCAATAAACCCCCTCGGAGCGGTAACCCTGGAGGTCATAATCGGTCCCGAAAAAGGAGTGAATAAAAAGATAAGGACTCGTTTCAACATAGTCGACATGGAGTTGGCATACAATGCTGTCTTAGGAAGACCCTTCCTATATGATTTTGCATCTGTCACCAGCATTAGGGCATTGGCAATGAAAGTATCAACAGAAAAAGGGGTCATCACCCTAAGAGGAGATCAAGAAATCCCCAAAAAATGTTATGAAGAATCTATAGTGGAACTTCAAAACCAGAGAACGAATGAACAAAGGGCACAGAAAAAGGTATGAAGCACAAGCGAGATTTCTAGGGCACCGCCATAGTATGATAGGATTTTgttatttcattttcatttaatttatgtacctgcattttcaaattaaataaagtttTCTTCCACAAACTCGTCTCAAGGAAAACTGCACAATCAAAACAAACAAGACTTATTcccaaagagtttagattaactctaaaaaACAAAGGCAAAACGCCCTAAAAAGGCATATTCCCAAAAGAGTTTAGTTTAACTCTAAAAAACAAAGGCAAAACGCGCTAAAAAAGGCATATGCCCAAAAGAGAttagattaactctaaaaaataaaggcgaaacgccatAAAAAAGGCATATGCCCAAAAAAGTTTAGATTAACACTAAAAACAGAAACGCACTAAAAAAGACATATGCCCTAAAGAGTTGATTAACTCCTAAAAATATTTGAAGTACAAGACAATAAATAAGGCACACACCCGAAAAAGTTATAAACAAACATCCAACAATGTCAAGGCGAATCACCAAAATAATATAGCAACGACACAACACGAGATCGGTAAAACAAAAGCGAATAAATTATGAATAAAAAGCAACACGAGACGattgaaaacaaaaagaaatttcATAAATTAAGTATTTCGCCCAAAATAGATACAATTGCGTGGTTTTAATTCCATGTCCCTTGTTTCTGGTTTACTATGCGTTTGTCAGCCCGATTACTACTTCTCTGCTGGCATGAAGGTTGTCCGCTGGATTCAAACTACCCATAGTTTGCCCCGTGGAATGGGACTATATCCTTCAACCGTTCTAAGGGTGGTCCACTGGCTGGAACCCCTTACAATTATTCTGCCAATGATAAGATATCACTAAGTAATACACAAATGTTTATCGGAAATTAAACTAAGATTTTAATTACGGGGATAAGAGTCCATATTGTTAAATATCAAATGAGGAAAATGATGATAGATTTATATACATCGGATAAAGAGAAAAGATCGAGAACTGAAAGTCATAAGCATATAAAGTGCGGCTAATATCGTTATAGAAAACGATATCAGAGAAGAAGTCGTCAATAATAATTGATGTTATTGCGTTAGAAGTGCAAGAGTGAAGATAACAATTCCACACACCAACAAGTATTGTAATACAAATAGAATATAACCATTATGGATAATGGTGAAGATATTAGTCGACTAAAGTAAGTAAGTTGTATGAAAATCCTAGGACAAAGTTtaataaggggggaagaatgtaataccccgctGTTAGTGATATgtactaggtcaatcatgtttgatcATATATTGggcacgacccattttcatagaTCGCGATCCGCGCTAGGGTATGGTTGTATCGAAACTCGTAGCAAATCTTACGGATAACATACAAATATCGATAATAATAAGTACCTGCATAATACCACATGTtcgggggcaaccaagactccaacctaatctagcagttTATGTAAACAACATATAAATTGTAAATACTCGGTCAACTCCGAGTCTACAATAtggcataaatattaaataaccaGGGTTAACATAATAATGTCAAATTAACTAAACCGATAATAAGTACTAGAACAACAggacttctaattactattgcggtctaagattaaaatcagtttaacagctttatttaaaaaaaagtaaatcctccgaggaaataaataATCGGAGACAAGCTAactcgctcaaaatcataaccctggaaaaattaggaaaacaacggggtcagatatactgagaggaattcatacaactatttacatttattaagtgaaaatcttttaaaaaccttaaacatttgtaaagaaaTTTATCATTATAGATAaacattgaaaccctaaaccacaaatatataaatccagttgtcgtgtcggtgagacgtatctccataaccgatcccccgactgtcactcaaagAAATACACGTGAGttccaggagacgtatcttccagcGCCGCCCTCAtcaaggcgagacgtatctctaacctacctcaaataccatatgatcatttaccggtgcgcacgcaatcTCGATGATACcaatcgagtagcccgttctaattcagatccataatgtcgaaaacagttcaaaagctatatatacaatatatatatatatatatatatatatatatatatatgcaaaaaatacaatttacttaataaagcggttaatagcgatataaactcactgcttgctaatccacgtgataactcctgACAAGCAACCTAAACTGAGTTcccctcaaaagcacgaacggtcaacgagtctaaacaaatacaaataattattaaatcggaccctaactctatagagtactagacactagataggactagcacaaacaacaagttaaggtaaagccaaacagagtaaacacaatactcaaacaaTTATAAAGTCAACAACAAGTCATgcctattgagttcgcactttaaaatccatttcagaaaatattatttaaataaatattaaaaaataaatcacttcaaattccaaatagtgggttagccgagtaaccgataactaccaaactaccctcacatgtcaggcgacccaagtctaacctacccaaatattttatcaaaataataaacatagtttataattcccaataaataactttgataaaataaatatataatatccaattataaaccatagtttataattaata
Coding sequences within it:
- the LOC126677843 gene encoding uncharacterized protein LOC126677843, which produces MATLKITKKHHKRLNNPCPSTPPSLPLIQGTLFFNPHTIPSNQIFALGTDFQLLCTTTNGGHLSVCHHSQPTRTLWSTVPGQAFVSAAVVETEVEESRGSFVISDRNVILVCDHQTVDDIRVIHTDFDFDLKNNLNDIKFPVLLITGKLFSRTNKKCKDQSSARYWVVLDQKNSNQIGFQVRVEQLKFEFNPTRLGKYQRLRRKLRRIRKRRLEWFWFCTRPRGFAGVSSLEETEMKASQLTEVNRICLSYSSEADESFYGFGEQFSSMNFKGKRVPILVQEQGIGRGDQPITFAANLVSFRAGGDWSTTYAPSPFYMTSKMRSLYLEGYDYSIFDLTRHDRVQIQIHSNSAQGRIINGNSPSELIERYTETIGRPPELPKWIISGAVVGMQGGTEVVRRIWDELKTYKVPISAFWLQDWVGQRETFIGSQLWWNWEVDTTRYKGWKQLVHDLAAQHIKTMTYCNPCLAPTDEKPNRKRNLYEEAKTLDILVKDIHGEPYMVPNTAFDVGMLDLTHPNTASWFKQVLQEMVDDGVRGWMADFGEGLPIDATLYSGEDPISAHNRYPELWAQINREFVEEWKTNRVGKEREDPEEALVFFMRAGFRDSPKWGMLFWEGDQMVSWQAHDGIKSAVVGLLSGGLSGYALNHSDIGGYCAVTMPFLKYHRSEELLMRWMELNAFTPVFRTHEGNKPSCNSQFYSNHNTLSQFARCAKMYKAWYFYRIQLVKEASEKGLPVCRHLFIHYPNDRIVQNLSYQQFLIGSEILVVPVLDKGKQNVKAYFPEGETCSWKHAWSGKLYREEGSEAWVEAPVGYPAIFVKDGSFVGETFLENLRTLGIHL